From one uncultured Methanoregula sp. genomic stretch:
- a CDS encoding HXXEE domain-containing protein, which yields MDLNILWLVPIAYCIHIVEETPRFVPWAKRYLSAPSTFAQFILGNVIFMGYVIISVFLATVYPSEWTLVLGLSTAAWIFSNFTLHAFFTLSTGEYSPGVVTAGAVYVPVAVYIYSNVLASGLLSSPDLAVSIVLGFSIMYVPTLIQVWRGKGKNRFRSAVK from the coding sequence ATGGATCTGAACATTCTCTGGCTGGTACCAATTGCATATTGTATCCATATTGTCGAGGAAACCCCGCGCTTTGTCCCGTGGGCGAAGAGATATCTTTCTGCACCCTCCACATTCGCGCAGTTCATACTCGGGAACGTAATTTTCATGGGGTATGTCATCATATCCGTATTCCTTGCAACCGTTTACCCCAGTGAATGGACGCTTGTCCTTGGATTATCCACCGCTGCATGGATATTCTCAAATTTTACGCTCCATGCATTCTTCACTCTCTCTACGGGCGAATATTCCCCTGGGGTAGTAACGGCAGGTGCGGTCTACGTTCCCGTTGCAGTATATATTTATTCCAATGTTCTGGCATCCGGATTGCTCTCCAGCCCGGACCTTGCCGTGTCCATTGTACTTGGTTTTTCCATCATGTATGTTCCAACGCTGATACAGGTATGGAGGGGGAAGGGGAAAAACCGTTTCAGAAGCGCTGTAAAATAA
- a CDS encoding redox-regulated ATPase YchF encodes MITLALAGKPNCGKSTFFKAATMANAEIANYPFTTINPNFGVAYVRTKCACANLPVKCTHCTDGNRFVAVNLIDVAGLVPDAHKGKGLGNQFLDHLRQANAILHVIDASGGTDSEGNPVGVGNHDPEVDVTFLLFEMTMWVHGILDKHWSRISRQSQGKGAVIEQGIADTFVGLGITLEDVRDVALKLKLDLVHANIDDLVPLCAEMVKISKPMLVVGNKFDEAPESLRTKLAAQKVAFASAASELALRNAAAANVIQYLPGDEQFRVGNEVTLSPAQKAGLAKIAEVMKQCKGTGVQQAINRAVFELLDMIVVYPVEDENHYCNKQGDVLPDAFLMRRGSTPHDLAYQVHTEIGKGFLYAIDARTKMRIKETHELKDGDIIKIVSAAK; translated from the coding sequence ATGATCACCCTTGCCCTTGCAGGAAAACCCAACTGCGGAAAATCGACCTTTTTCAAGGCAGCAACAATGGCCAATGCCGAGATCGCCAATTACCCGTTTACCACCATCAACCCCAATTTCGGGGTGGCTTATGTGCGGACGAAGTGCGCCTGTGCGAATCTCCCGGTCAAATGCACGCACTGCACGGATGGCAACCGATTCGTTGCCGTCAACCTCATTGATGTTGCCGGGCTTGTGCCCGATGCCCACAAGGGCAAGGGCCTCGGCAACCAGTTCCTCGACCACCTCCGTCAGGCAAATGCCATCCTGCACGTCATTGACGCGAGCGGCGGGACGGACAGCGAGGGAAACCCGGTAGGTGTCGGCAACCATGATCCCGAAGTAGATGTCACGTTCCTCCTCTTCGAGATGACCATGTGGGTCCACGGGATCCTTGACAAGCACTGGTCCCGGATCAGCCGCCAGTCGCAGGGCAAGGGTGCAGTGATTGAGCAGGGGATTGCCGACACCTTTGTCGGCCTGGGCATCACGCTCGAAGATGTGCGCGACGTGGCCCTGAAACTGAAGCTTGATCTCGTGCACGCGAACATCGATGACCTCGTCCCGCTCTGCGCCGAGATGGTGAAGATCTCAAAGCCGATGCTGGTTGTAGGGAACAAGTTCGATGAAGCGCCCGAGTCCCTGCGCACAAAGCTTGCCGCGCAGAAGGTGGCATTTGCAAGTGCGGCGTCCGAGCTGGCGCTGCGCAATGCCGCGGCTGCCAATGTGATCCAGTACCTGCCGGGCGACGAGCAGTTCCGGGTGGGTAATGAAGTCACCCTTTCTCCCGCGCAGAAAGCCGGCCTTGCGAAAATAGCGGAAGTCATGAAGCAGTGCAAAGGCACCGGTGTCCAGCAGGCAATCAACCGTGCGGTCTTCGAACTCCTTGACATGATCGTCGTTTACCCGGTAGAGGATGAGAACCACTACTGTAACAAGCAGGGCGATGTGCTGCCGGATGCTTTCCTGATGCGGAGAGGTTCCACGCCGCATGATCTCGCATACCAGGTGCACACGGAGATCGGCAAGGGATTCCTGTACGCGATCGATGCCCGCACCAAGATGCGGATCAAGGAAACCCATGAACTCAAGGATGGCGACATCATCAAGATTGTGAGTGCTGCCAAGTAA
- a CDS encoding pyruvate kinase alpha/beta domain-containing protein: MTFVAKKCYYFDKPGEGNTADAARFSVERARELGIKTIIVASTTGKTAEIFFTAMKGSGIRLVIVTHVFGFAKPGVWEFSKEIADRLRAEGVTIVTGTHALSGLERALSRSPKVGGGSRTEAIAEALRKVVAVGLKVAVECVLIAADNGITGIDEEVIAVGGTATGADTVCVVRPANTGNFFDLQVREIVAMPRTR; this comes from the coding sequence ATGACGTTCGTTGCGAAAAAGTGTTATTACTTTGATAAACCGGGGGAGGGAAACACTGCCGATGCGGCCCGTTTCTCCGTTGAGCGGGCACGCGAACTCGGGATAAAAACAATAATCGTGGCCAGTACCACCGGCAAGACCGCCGAGATTTTTTTTACTGCCATGAAAGGTTCCGGCATCCGGCTCGTTATCGTAACCCATGTTTTCGGTTTCGCCAAACCGGGCGTCTGGGAGTTCTCAAAAGAGATTGCAGACAGGCTGCGGGCCGAAGGGGTTACCATCGTCACCGGAACCCATGCCCTCTCGGGTCTTGAACGCGCACTCTCGCGGTCACCGAAAGTCGGGGGAGGTTCCCGTACCGAAGCTATTGCCGAAGCGCTCAGGAAAGTTGTTGCTGTCGGCCTCAAGGTTGCCGTGGAGTGCGTACTGATTGCGGCAGACAATGGCATAACCGGTATTGATGAAGAAGTCATAGCCGTGGGGGGCACCGCAACCGGCGCAGATACCGTCTGCGTCGTCCGCCCGGCAAACACCGGAAATTTCTTTGATCTTCAGGTGCGCGAGATCGTGGCCATGCCAAGGACCCGGTAA